From Halorientalis litorea:
TTGTCGGTCACTACCCTCCCTACGCTGGCGACGGACAAACCCGTTACGTCGTGCGGGCGGCGTCACCGGCGTTACTGGATGTACGACGGCTCCTCGGCGTCACAGTTGGCCTCGTGTTGGCGGGCGTCCTCTTCGTCGTCGAACATGAGGCCGCACTTCTCACACTCGTACCAAACCCCATCCTCGCGCTCGGTCTGAGCGACCATGCTAGAGGGTTCCGTAGCCCGGAGTAAATGTGTTTCTC
This genomic window contains:
- a CDS encoding DUF7128 family protein; translation: MVAQTEREDGVWYECEKCGLMFDDEEDARQHEANCDAEEPSYIQ